The Kitasatospora setae KM-6054 genome contains a region encoding:
- a CDS encoding polysaccharide biosynthesis protein, which yields MSPHPTAARPDGDRTRLPAQRAGSTGLRTLVVGAGAAGTALVRDLGRTPEFGLTPVGVLDDDPAKAGLDVSGSPVLGPLAELTGLALAHDAQVVVLAIPGLPHQRVRELATAAAAAGAAVRYLPSFLSALRREVVGSDMRTLDVNRLIGRHEVHVVSPDVRTVIEGRRVLVTGAGGSIGSELCRQVQAFGPAALYMLDHDESNLHRLQLDIWGEALLTDESLVIADIRDRPRIQQIFRDLRPDVVFHAAAHKHLPLLERHPSEAVKSNVLGTDHLVEAALATGVERFVLISTDKAADPTSVLGASKRLAELIVQANARDARNLGTGVFAAVRFGNVLGSRGSLLSVLEEQLRSGGPVTVTHPDVTRFFMTIEEAVGLVLEAGRMAEGGEVFVLDMGEPVRIVDLVHNFAEQVQLGADEVEIRYTGLRAGEKLNEALFSDAEERLPTAHPRIFATAADHATAPEDLAGGLTGLYGAATVNSDPEVRERLAALLPGYQTAPARTPALATPYPDGF from the coding sequence ATGTCGCCGCACCCCACTGCCGCACGCCCGGACGGGGACCGTACCCGCCTGCCCGCCCAGCGGGCCGGCTCGACCGGCCTGCGCACCCTGGTCGTCGGCGCCGGCGCCGCCGGGACCGCCCTGGTCCGCGACCTGGGCCGGACGCCCGAGTTCGGCCTCACCCCGGTCGGCGTCCTGGACGACGACCCGGCCAAGGCCGGCCTGGACGTCTCCGGCAGCCCCGTCCTCGGCCCGCTCGCCGAACTCACCGGGCTGGCCCTCGCGCACGACGCCCAGGTCGTCGTCCTCGCCATCCCCGGCCTCCCGCACCAGCGGGTCCGCGAACTCGCCACCGCCGCGGCCGCCGCCGGCGCCGCCGTCCGCTACCTGCCGTCCTTCCTGTCGGCGCTGCGCCGCGAGGTGGTCGGCTCCGACATGCGCACCCTGGACGTCAACCGGCTGATCGGCCGGCACGAGGTGCACGTGGTCTCGCCGGACGTCCGCACGGTGATCGAGGGCCGCCGGGTGCTGGTGACCGGCGCCGGCGGTTCGATCGGCAGCGAACTGTGCCGGCAGGTCCAGGCGTTCGGGCCGGCCGCGCTCTACATGCTCGACCACGACGAGTCGAACCTGCACCGGCTCCAGCTCGACATCTGGGGCGAGGCGCTGCTCACCGACGAGTCGCTGGTGATCGCCGACATCCGGGACCGCCCCCGGATCCAGCAGATCTTCCGCGACCTGCGCCCCGACGTGGTCTTCCACGCCGCCGCGCACAAGCACCTGCCGCTGCTGGAGCGCCACCCCAGCGAGGCGGTCAAGTCCAACGTGCTCGGCACCGACCACCTGGTGGAGGCCGCGCTGGCCACCGGCGTCGAGCGCTTCGTGCTGATCTCCACCGACAAGGCCGCCGACCCGACGTCGGTGCTCGGCGCGAGCAAGCGGCTGGCCGAGCTGATCGTCCAGGCCAACGCCCGGGACGCCCGCAACCTCGGCACCGGCGTCTTCGCCGCCGTCCGCTTCGGCAACGTGCTCGGCTCGCGCGGCTCGCTGCTCTCCGTGCTGGAGGAGCAGCTGCGCAGCGGCGGCCCGGTCACCGTCACCCACCCCGACGTCACCCGCTTCTTCATGACCATCGAGGAGGCGGTCGGCCTGGTCCTGGAGGCCGGGCGGATGGCCGAGGGCGGCGAGGTGTTCGTCCTCGACATGGGCGAGCCGGTCCGGATCGTCGACCTGGTGCACAACTTCGCCGAACAGGTCCAACTCGGCGCGGACGAGGTCGAGATCCGCTACACCGGCCTGCGCGCCGGGGAGAAGCTCAACGAGGCGCTGTTCTCCGACGCCGAGGAGCGCCTCCCCACCGCCCACCCGCGGATCTTCGCCACCGCCGCCGACCACGCCACCGCCCCCGAGGACCTGGCCGGCGGCCTCACCGGCCTGTACGGCGCGGCCACCGTCAACTCCGACCCCGAGGTCCGCGAGCGCCTGGCGGCGCTGCTGCCCGGCTACCAGACCGCCCCCGCCAGGACGCCCGCGCTGGCGACGCCGTACCCGGACGGGTTCTAG
- a CDS encoding MarR family winged helix-turn-helix transcriptional regulator — protein MEDEVDRLVAAWRRERPDLDVEPLEVLSRVSRLARHLDRARRTAFAEHGLEPWEFDVLTALRRAGDPYQLSPGQLLTQTLVTSGTMTNRIDRLTAKGLVVRLPDPDDRRGVLVRLTDAGRDQADQALAGLLSHEREILAQLAPAQQTELAALLRSLVAPFDRAG, from the coding sequence ATGGAGGACGAGGTCGACCGCCTGGTCGCAGCATGGCGCCGAGAGCGCCCCGACCTCGACGTGGAACCGCTAGAGGTCCTCAGTCGGGTGAGCCGGCTCGCCCGCCACCTGGACCGGGCCCGCCGCACCGCCTTCGCCGAGCACGGCCTCGAACCCTGGGAGTTCGACGTCCTCACCGCGCTGCGCCGCGCCGGGGACCCCTACCAGCTCTCCCCCGGCCAGCTCCTCACCCAGACCCTGGTCACCTCCGGCACCATGACCAACCGGATCGACCGCCTCACCGCCAAGGGCCTGGTCGTCCGCCTGCCCGACCCCGACGACCGGCGCGGCGTCCTGGTCCGCCTCACCGACGCCGGCCGCGACCAGGCCGACCAGGCCCTGGCCGGCCTGCTCTCGCACGAGCGCGAGATCCTCGCCCAGCTCGCCCCCGCCCAGCAGACCGAACTCGCCGCCCTGCTCCGCAGCCTGGTCGCCCCCTTCGACCGCGCCGGCTAG
- a CDS encoding methyltransferase domain-containing protein, giving the protein MPAHWDADQYLRYADLRNRPFADLLARVPDLPPAPTVLDLGCGPGNSTAALRRRWPDARLIGLDTSPELLAKARGADGEPTAAYREQDVAAYDPAPERPDLIASNAALHWMDTPTADHLELLPRWAAALRPGGVIAFQLPGNFAAPSHTLLADLRRTPRWRDRLAAARPDASCHEPDRYARTLLAAGCAADVWETTYTMVLPGPDPVLEWVKGSTLRPVLDLLPEPAERAAFLAEYGALLRAAYPATRHGTLFPFRRVLAVAVKG; this is encoded by the coding sequence ATGCCCGCCCACTGGGACGCCGACCAGTACCTGCGCTACGCCGACCTGCGCAATCGCCCGTTCGCCGACCTGCTCGCCCGGGTCCCCGACCTGCCGCCCGCCCCCACCGTGCTCGACCTCGGCTGCGGCCCCGGCAACTCCACCGCCGCGCTCCGCCGCCGCTGGCCGGACGCCCGGCTCATCGGCCTGGACACCTCGCCCGAGCTGCTGGCGAAGGCCCGCGGCGCCGACGGCGAACCCACCGCCGCCTACCGCGAGCAGGACGTCGCGGCGTACGACCCGGCGCCCGAGCGGCCCGACCTGATCGCCTCCAACGCCGCCCTGCACTGGATGGACACCCCGACCGCCGACCACCTGGAGCTGCTGCCGCGCTGGGCCGCCGCGCTGCGCCCCGGCGGGGTGATCGCCTTCCAACTGCCCGGCAACTTCGCCGCCCCCAGCCACACCCTGCTCGCCGACCTGCGCCGCACCCCGCGCTGGCGCGACCGGCTGGCCGCCGCCCGCCCGGACGCCTCCTGCCACGAACCCGACCGCTACGCCCGGACGCTGCTCGCGGCCGGCTGCGCCGCCGACGTCTGGGAGACCACGTACACGATGGTGCTGCCGGGCCCCGACCCGGTGCTGGAGTGGGTCAAGGGCTCCACCCTGCGCCCGGTGCTCGACCTGCTGCCGGAGCCGGCCGAACGGGCCGCGTTCCTGGCCGAGTACGGGGCGCTGCTGCGCGCCGCGTACCCGGCGACCCGGCACGGCACGCTGTTCCCGTTCCGCCGGGTCCTCGCGGTCGCCGTGAAGGGCTGA
- a CDS encoding DMT family transporter — protein sequence MAVFLLALGAACCLGAGFVLQQHAAQRAPSGDLLRWRLLLDLVRMPDWLLGIAFMIGGQVLSALALGAGEVALVEPLLATNLVWAMLLAGRLTGTRLGRSGWIGVALIALGVTAFIAAGRPEGGGPAAGPLRHWLVVGTVAGLALLLVSVARRLPLFEEATLLALAAGLLYGLQDALTRTTFDRVDRDGAAAALASWPPYAVLGIGVVGLLLVQSAFEAAPLRMSLPALTAAQPLAGIACAVGFLGDRLRLSPGALAWQSAGMAAIVVGVVVLGRHPALPGAK from the coding sequence GTGGCGGTCTTCCTGCTGGCCCTCGGCGCCGCCTGCTGCCTGGGCGCCGGGTTCGTCCTGCAGCAGCACGCCGCCCAGCGCGCGCCCAGCGGCGACCTGCTGCGCTGGCGGCTGCTGCTCGACCTGGTGCGGATGCCGGACTGGCTGCTCGGCATCGCCTTCATGATCGGCGGCCAGGTGCTGTCCGCGCTGGCCCTCGGCGCGGGCGAGGTGGCCCTGGTCGAGCCGCTGCTGGCCACCAACCTGGTCTGGGCGATGCTGCTGGCCGGCCGGCTCACCGGCACCCGGCTGGGCCGCTCCGGCTGGATCGGCGTCGCGCTGATCGCCCTCGGCGTCACCGCGTTCATCGCGGCCGGCCGGCCCGAGGGCGGCGGCCCGGCGGCCGGGCCGCTGCGGCACTGGCTGGTGGTCGGCACCGTCGCCGGGCTGGCCCTGCTGCTGGTCTCGGTGGCCCGCCGGCTGCCGCTGTTCGAGGAGGCCACCCTGCTGGCGCTGGCCGCCGGCCTGCTCTACGGCCTCCAGGACGCGCTGACCCGGACCACCTTCGACCGGGTCGACCGGGACGGCGCGGCGGCCGCGCTGGCCTCCTGGCCGCCGTACGCGGTGCTCGGGATCGGCGTGGTCGGCCTGCTGCTGGTGCAGTCCGCGTTCGAGGCGGCGCCGCTGCGGATGTCGCTGCCCGCGCTGACCGCCGCCCAGCCGCTGGCCGGGATCGCCTGCGCGGTCGGCTTCCTCGGCGACCGGCTGCGGCTCTCCCCGGGGGCGCTGGCCTGGCAGAGCGCCGGGATGGCCGCGATCGTGGTCGGCGTGGTCGTGCTGGGCCGCCACCCGGCGCTGCCGGGCGCGAAGTGA
- a CDS encoding TetR/AcrR family transcriptional regulator — protein MSQRLQHDGGVNGTNGDSTGHRQPSRRGGGKTGGRVRMTGKQRREQLLEIGRSVFAERGYDGTSVEEIAERAGVSKPVVYEHFGGKEGLYAVVVDREMQLLLDMVTGALTGGHSRELLEQAAFALMDYIDTSTDGFKILVRDSPVAQSTGSFASLIGDIATQVEDILGLEFKSRGFDPRLAPMYSQMLVGMVALTGQWWLEVRKPGKAEVAAHLVNLAWHGLEGLERHPKLVGERKN, from the coding sequence ATGAGTCAGCGCCTACAGCATGATGGAGGGGTGAACGGGACCAACGGAGACAGCACCGGCCATCGACAGCCCTCGCGCCGCGGCGGGGGCAAGACCGGCGGCCGGGTGCGGATGACCGGCAAGCAGCGCCGCGAGCAGCTGCTGGAGATCGGCCGGTCGGTCTTCGCCGAACGCGGCTACGACGGCACCTCGGTGGAGGAGATCGCCGAGCGCGCCGGGGTCTCCAAGCCCGTGGTGTACGAGCACTTCGGCGGCAAGGAGGGCCTGTACGCGGTGGTGGTCGACCGCGAGATGCAGCTGCTGCTCGACATGGTCACCGGCGCGCTCACCGGCGGGCACTCCCGCGAGCTGCTGGAGCAGGCCGCGTTCGCGCTGATGGACTACATCGACACCTCGACCGACGGCTTCAAGATCCTGGTCCGGGACTCCCCGGTGGCCCAGTCCACCGGCTCGTTCGCCTCGCTGATCGGCGACATCGCCACCCAGGTCGAGGACATCCTGGGCCTGGAGTTCAAGTCCCGCGGCTTCGACCCCCGGCTGGCCCCGATGTACTCGCAGATGCTGGTCGGCATGGTGGCGCTGACCGGGCAGTGGTGGCTGGAGGTCCGCAAGCCCGGCAAGGCGGAGGTCGCCGCCCACCTGGTCAACCTCGCCTGGCACGGCCTGGAGGGCCTGGAGCGGCACCCCAAGCTGGTCGGCGAGCGGAAGAACTGA
- a CDS encoding acyl-CoA desaturase has protein sequence MTIQAGQAPPRAAEDARTAEDARTATTLSATRGGERQGALERATLGLFIALPFAALLAAVPLAWGRGLSWLDAGLAVGMYFLTCHGITVGYHRYFTHGAFKANRPLRLALAVAGSMAVEGPLVRWVADHRKHHRYSDKDGDPHSPWRYGENLPALLKGLWWAHTGWLFDEEQTPQLTYAPDLVRDPAIRAVSRLFWLWTLLSLALPPLVGGLATWSWQGALSAFFWGSLVRVALLHHVTWSINSICHAVGSRPFRSRDRSGNVWWLAVLSCGESWHNLHHADPTSARHGVLRGQVDSSARVIRWFERAGWARDVRWPGAERIAARRAA, from the coding sequence ATGACCATCCAGGCCGGGCAGGCGCCGCCGCGCGCCGCCGAGGACGCCCGCACCGCCGAGGACGCCCGCACCGCCACCACGCTCTCCGCCACCAGGGGCGGCGAGAGACAGGGCGCGCTGGAGCGCGCCACCCTGGGCCTGTTCATCGCCCTGCCGTTCGCGGCGCTGCTCGCCGCCGTCCCGCTGGCCTGGGGCCGCGGGCTGTCCTGGCTGGACGCCGGCCTCGCGGTCGGCATGTACTTCCTCACCTGCCACGGCATCACCGTCGGCTACCACCGCTACTTCACCCACGGCGCCTTCAAGGCCAACCGGCCGCTGCGGCTGGCCCTGGCGGTGGCCGGCTCGATGGCCGTCGAGGGCCCGCTGGTGCGCTGGGTCGCCGACCACCGCAAGCACCACCGCTACTCCGACAAGGACGGCGACCCGCACTCGCCGTGGCGCTACGGCGAGAACCTGCCGGCCCTGCTCAAGGGCCTGTGGTGGGCGCACACGGGCTGGCTGTTCGACGAGGAGCAGACCCCGCAGCTCACCTACGCGCCCGACCTGGTCCGCGACCCGGCGATAAGGGCGGTCTCCCGGCTGTTCTGGCTCTGGACGCTGCTCTCGCTGGCCCTGCCGCCGCTGGTCGGCGGCCTGGCCACCTGGAGCTGGCAGGGCGCGCTGTCCGCCTTCTTCTGGGGCTCGCTGGTCCGGGTCGCGCTGCTGCACCACGTCACCTGGTCGATCAACTCGATCTGCCACGCGGTGGGTTCGCGCCCGTTCCGGTCCCGCGACCGGTCCGGCAACGTGTGGTGGCTGGCGGTGCTGTCCTGCGGCGAGTCCTGGCACAACCTGCACCACGCCGACCCCACCTCGGCCCGGCACGGCGTGCTCCGCGGCCAGGTCGACTCCTCCGCCCGGGTCATCCGCTGGTTCGAGCGGGCGGGCTGGGCGCGCGACGTCCGCTGGCCCGGCGCGGAGCGGATCGCCGCCCGCCGCGCCGCATGA
- the glmU gene encoding bifunctional UDP-N-acetylglucosamine diphosphorylase/glucosamine-1-phosphate N-acetyltransferase GlmU gives MSANQPAAVIVLAAGGGTRMKSKALPKVLHEICGRSLVGHAVSAAGELTPGQLVVVIGHLRELVQAHLAEHYPAARPVVQTEQNGTGHAVRTALEALAADGVELDGTVLVTTGDAPLLTGATLAALADAHAAQGNGVTVLTARVPDATGYGRILRGPDGAVAAIVEHKDASAEQLAVDEINSGVFAFDAKLLALALSLVGTDNAQGEEYLTDTLEILRREGHRVGAVVAADHREIVGINDRVQLAEARRLLNDRLLENAMRAGVTVVDPASTWLDVQVTYEPDALVHPNTQLHGATHLGEGCEVGPNSTLTATSVGAGARVSNTTADRAEIGPEASVGPYAYLRPGTKLARKAKAGTYVEIKNSELGEGAKVPHLSYIGDATIGEGSNIGAASVTVNYDGVDKHRTVIGAHCRTGSDNMFIAPVTVGDGSYTAAGSVITHDVPAGSLGVARAQQRNIPGWVERKRPGSASARAAAEAGGAQ, from the coding sequence GTGAGTGCCAACCAGCCCGCTGCCGTGATCGTGCTCGCCGCCGGCGGCGGCACGCGTATGAAGTCCAAGGCGCTGCCGAAGGTGCTGCACGAGATCTGCGGGCGCTCCCTGGTGGGCCACGCGGTCAGTGCCGCCGGGGAGTTGACGCCCGGTCAGCTGGTCGTGGTGATCGGCCACCTGCGCGAGCTGGTCCAGGCCCACCTGGCCGAGCACTACCCGGCCGCCCGCCCGGTCGTCCAGACCGAGCAGAACGGCACCGGCCACGCCGTGCGCACCGCGCTGGAGGCGCTCGCCGCCGACGGCGTGGAGCTGGACGGCACCGTGCTGGTCACCACCGGCGACGCCCCGCTGCTCACCGGCGCCACCCTGGCCGCGCTGGCCGACGCGCACGCCGCCCAGGGCAACGGCGTCACCGTGCTGACCGCGAGGGTCCCCGACGCGACCGGCTACGGCCGGATCCTGCGCGGCCCGGACGGCGCGGTCGCCGCGATCGTCGAGCACAAGGACGCCAGTGCCGAGCAGCTGGCGGTCGACGAGATCAACTCCGGGGTGTTCGCCTTCGACGCCAAGCTGCTGGCGCTCGCCCTCTCGCTGGTCGGCACCGACAACGCGCAGGGCGAGGAGTACCTGACCGACACCCTGGAGATCCTCCGCCGCGAGGGCCACCGGGTCGGCGCGGTGGTCGCCGCCGACCACCGGGAGATCGTCGGCATCAACGACCGGGTGCAGCTCGCCGAGGCCCGCCGGCTGCTCAACGACCGCCTGCTGGAGAACGCCATGCGGGCCGGCGTGACCGTGGTCGACCCGGCCTCCACCTGGCTGGACGTCCAGGTGACGTACGAGCCGGACGCGCTGGTCCACCCGAACACCCAGCTGCACGGCGCCACCCACCTGGGCGAGGGCTGCGAGGTCGGCCCGAACAGCACGCTGACCGCCACCTCGGTCGGCGCCGGCGCCCGTGTGAGCAACACCACGGCCGACCGCGCCGAGATCGGCCCGGAGGCGTCCGTCGGCCCGTACGCGTACCTGCGGCCGGGCACGAAGCTGGCCCGGAAGGCGAAGGCCGGCACCTACGTCGAGATCAAGAACTCGGAGCTCGGCGAAGGGGCGAAGGTCCCGCACCTGTCGTACATCGGGGACGCGACGATCGGCGAGGGCAGCAACATCGGTGCGGCGTCCGTCACAGTCAACTACGACGGCGTCGACAAGCACCGGACGGTCATCGGGGCCCACTGCCGCACGGGTTCCGACAACATGTTCATCGCTCCGGTGACGGTCGGTGACGGGTCCTACACGGCCGCCGGATCGGTGATCACCCACGACGTACCTGCGGGTTCGCTCGGTGTCGCGCGCGCCCAGCAGCGCAACATCCCGGGCTGGGTCGAGCGGAAGCGGCCCGGTTCGGCCTCCGCCCGGGCGGCCGCCGAGGCAGGTGGGGCGCAGTAG
- a CDS encoding ribose-phosphate diphosphokinase, which yields MSGITTSGEKKLKLFSGRAHHELAEEVARELGTELVPTKALDFANGEIYVRFLDSARGADCFVIQSHTAPINQWIMEQLIMIDALKRASARSITAILPFYGYARQDKKHLGREPISARLIADLLRTAGADRLMAVDLHTAQIQGFFDGPVDHLFALPMLADYVGNRVPDRSKLTIVSPDAGRVKVADQWCDRLDAPLAIIHKRRDMTQANTILSAEVVGDVRDRVCVLVDDMIDTAGTICAAADALFDAGAADVIVAATHGVLSGPAADRLKNSRVSEFVFTNTLPTPAQLQLDKITTLSIAPSIAAAVREVFEDGSVTSLFEGVH from the coding sequence GTGAGCGGGATCACGACCTCCGGCGAGAAGAAGCTGAAACTTTTCTCCGGCCGTGCCCACCACGAACTTGCCGAGGAGGTCGCCCGCGAACTGGGCACCGAACTCGTCCCGACCAAGGCGCTGGACTTCGCCAACGGCGAGATCTACGTCCGCTTCCTGGACTCCGCCCGCGGCGCGGACTGCTTCGTGATCCAGAGCCACACGGCTCCGATCAACCAGTGGATCATGGAGCAGCTGATCATGATCGACGCGCTCAAGCGCGCGTCGGCCCGCAGCATCACCGCGATCCTGCCGTTCTACGGCTACGCCCGCCAGGACAAGAAGCACCTCGGCCGCGAGCCGATCTCGGCCCGCCTGATCGCCGACCTGCTCCGCACGGCCGGCGCCGACCGGCTGATGGCCGTGGACCTGCACACCGCGCAGATCCAGGGCTTCTTCGACGGCCCGGTGGACCACCTGTTCGCGCTGCCGATGCTGGCCGACTACGTCGGCAACCGGGTCCCCGACCGCTCCAAGCTGACCATCGTCTCCCCGGACGCCGGCCGGGTGAAGGTCGCCGACCAGTGGTGCGACCGGCTGGACGCCCCGCTGGCGATCATCCACAAGCGCCGGGACATGACGCAGGCCAACACCATCCTCTCCGCCGAGGTGGTCGGCGACGTCCGCGACCGGGTCTGCGTCCTGGTCGACGACATGATCGACACCGCCGGCACCATCTGCGCCGCCGCCGACGCGCTGTTCGACGCCGGCGCCGCCGACGTCATCGTCGCGGCCACCCACGGCGTGCTCTCCGGCCCCGCCGCGGACCGGCTGAAGAACTCCCGGGTCAGCGAGTTCGTGTTCACCAACACCCTGCCGACCCCGGCCCAGCTCCAGCTGGACAAGATCACCACGCTGTCGATCGCCCCGTCGATCGCCGCCGCGGTGCGCGAGGTGTTCGAGGACGGCTCGGTCACCAGCCTCTTCGAGGGCGTGCACTGA
- a CDS encoding 50S ribosomal protein L25/general stress protein Ctc, giving the protein MSEIRLAAESRTEFGKGAARRARRAGFVPGVVYGHGHAPVHLNLPGHDLMMALKTPNALLVVPIEGKDEFVLPKAVQREAIKRTIEHVDLLLVKRGEKVTVEIPVHTEGELAPGGNLIENVLNALPIEAEATHLPESVTVSVEGLEAGAAITAGDIALPSGVSLAVEADAVVLQVIGAQAPEATEDEAADEAEATEVVEG; this is encoded by the coding sequence GTGTCCGAGATCCGCCTTGCCGCCGAGTCCCGCACCGAGTTCGGCAAGGGTGCCGCCCGTCGTGCCCGCCGTGCCGGCTTCGTCCCCGGTGTCGTCTACGGCCACGGCCACGCCCCGGTGCACCTGAACCTGCCGGGCCACGACCTGATGATGGCGCTCAAGACCCCGAACGCCCTGCTGGTCGTCCCGATCGAGGGCAAGGACGAGTTCGTGCTGCCGAAGGCCGTGCAGCGCGAGGCCATCAAGCGCACCATCGAGCACGTCGACCTGCTGCTGGTCAAGCGCGGCGAGAAGGTCACCGTCGAGATCCCGGTCCACACCGAGGGCGAGCTGGCCCCCGGCGGCAACCTGATCGAGAACGTGCTGAACGCCCTCCCGATCGAGGCCGAGGCCACCCACCTGCCCGAGTCGGTCACCGTCTCGGTCGAGGGCCTGGAGGCCGGCGCCGCCATCACCGCCGGCGACATCGCCCTCCCGTCCGGCGTCTCGCTGGCCGTCGAGGCCGACGCCGTCGTGCTCCAGGTCATCGGCGCCCAGGCCCCCGAGGCCACCGAGGACGAGGCCGCCGACGAGGCCGAGGCCACCGAGGTCGTCGAGGGCTGA
- the pth gene encoding aminoacyl-tRNA hydrolase, producing MSEYDGPWLVVGLGNPGKEYARNRHNIGFMVVELLAQRAGAKFKAHKSRAQVAEGRLAGRRVVLAEPMSFMNLSGGPVTALRDFYKVPTSAIVAVHDELDLDYAALRLKTGGGDNGHNGLKSMTKSLGPDYHRVRCGIGRPPGRMEVADFVLKDFSSTERKDLDWFVDRAADAVEALLSDGLERAQQNYNS from the coding sequence ATGAGCGAGTACGACGGCCCCTGGCTGGTGGTGGGCCTCGGCAACCCCGGCAAGGAGTACGCCCGCAACCGGCACAACATCGGCTTCATGGTGGTCGAGCTGCTGGCCCAGCGGGCGGGCGCGAAGTTCAAGGCCCACAAGAGCCGCGCCCAGGTCGCCGAGGGGCGGCTGGCCGGCCGGCGGGTGGTGCTCGCCGAGCCGATGAGCTTCATGAACCTCTCCGGCGGCCCGGTCACCGCGCTGCGCGACTTCTACAAGGTCCCCACCTCGGCGATCGTCGCCGTCCACGACGAACTCGACCTCGACTACGCGGCCCTGCGGCTGAAGACCGGCGGCGGCGACAACGGCCACAACGGCCTCAAGTCGATGACCAAGTCGCTCGGCCCCGACTACCACCGGGTCCGCTGCGGCATCGGCCGCCCGCCCGGCCGGATGGAGGTCGCCGACTTCGTCCTCAAGGACTTCTCGTCCACCGAGCGCAAGGACCTCGACTGGTTCGTCGACCGCGCCGCCGACGCCGTCGAGGCGCTGCTCTCGGACGGCCTGGAGCGGGCCCAGCAGAACTACAACTCCTGA
- a CDS encoding response regulator transcription factor, with protein sequence METAIAYEELTAREREVFDLLGKGLSNAEIADRLVVSGSTVKAHLARILIKTGAETRTRAALMAQRLHHQVCPNGQWCRCG encoded by the coding sequence ATGGAAACCGCTATCGCCTACGAGGAGCTGACAGCCAGGGAACGGGAGGTCTTCGACCTGCTCGGCAAGGGCCTGTCGAACGCCGAGATCGCCGACCGGCTGGTCGTGAGCGGCTCGACGGTGAAGGCCCACCTGGCCCGGATCCTGATCAAGACCGGGGCGGAGACGCGCACCCGGGCGGCGCTGATGGCGCAGCGCCTGCACCACCAAGTGTGTCCGAACGGCCAATGGTGCCGGTGCGGTTGA